One Nicotiana sylvestris chromosome 12, ASM39365v2, whole genome shotgun sequence genomic window carries:
- the LOC104225811 gene encoding uncharacterized protein, translating to MNYTPVEKICLALLYAIKKLRHYFEAYTIKLISRADPMKFVMTRSVLFGHLTRWSILFNQYEITYTPQKAVKGQELANFLADHPLPTEWELSDEFPDKDVLFIEEFPPWKMFFNGFARRNSTGAGVGLISLERQVLPLSFVLDETCSINAAEYQALIFCLEMAIEIKILQLEIYSDSKLIINQLLGSYEVKKEDLLPYHQYASGLLEKFDQVFLNHFPREENRKADALANLATTMALGENESTKVYVHHR from the coding sequence ATGAACTATACGCCTGTTGAGAAAATATGCTTAGCATTACTTTATGCGATAAAGAAGCTAAGGCATTATTTTGAAGCATACACCATCAAACTAATCTCTCGAGCAGATCCCATGAAGTTTGTGATGACTCGATCTGTTCTTTTTGGACACCTAACAAGATGGTCCATATTGTTCAACCAATATGAGATCACATACACACCTCAAAAAGCTGTGAAAGGACAAGAACTAGCAAATTTTCTGGCTGATCACCCTCTTCCGACAGAATGGGAGCTTTCAGATGAGTTTCCAGATAAAGACGTTTTGTTCATCGAAGAGTTTCCACCATGGAAAATGTTCTTTAATGGatttgcacgtcgcaacagtacGGGGGCAGGTGTTGGGTTGATCTCTCTAGAAAGGCAAGTCTTGCCATTATCTTTTGTTTTAGATGAAACATGCTCCATCAATGCTGCAGAGTACCAAGCTTTGATCTTCTGTCTCGAAATGGCAATAGAAATAAAGATTCTACAGTTGGAGATCTACAGCGACTCTAAGCTGATCATCAACCAACTTTTGGGGAGTTACGAGGTAAAGAAGGAAGATCTATTGCCATACCATCAATACGCTTCTGGTTTACTTGAAAAATTTGACCAAGTGTTCTTAAATCACTTCCCAAGAGAAGAAAATCGCAAGgctgatgctttggctaactTGGCCACGACGATGGCACTTGGAGAGAATGAGTCAACAAAGGTATATGTGCATCATCGATAG
- the LOC138882627 gene encoding uncharacterized protein yields MSLTTILEVDIFDVWGIDFMGPFVISYGNTYILVAIDYVSKWVEAMALPNNEVRSVVAFLKKSIFTRFGTLRAIISDGGSHFCNKAFDTLLERYGLNHKISTPYHPQASGQVEVSNREIKSTLSKTVNANRTDWSKKLDDAL; encoded by the coding sequence atgtctctcaccactattcttgaggttgacatatttgatgtgtggggcatcgACTTCATGGGACCTTTTGTAATTTCATATGGTAACACatacattctggtggccattgattatgtttccaaatgggttgaggccatggctttacccaacaacgagGTCCGGAGTGTTGTtgcttttctcaagaagagtatatttactcggtttggcactcttagagcaatcatcagtgatggaggttctcatttttgcaataaggcATTTGATACGCTGCTTGAAAGGTATGGTCTCAATCATAAGATTTCAACCCCTTACCATCCTCAGGCTAGTGggcaagttgaggtctccaatAGGGAGATTAAGAGCACATTGTCGAAGAccgtcaatgcaaataggaccgactggtccaagaaattggatgatgctttaTAG